The Sphingomonas alpina genome has a segment encoding these proteins:
- the dgcN gene encoding N-acetyltransferase DgcN, which produces MIPTPYLLYLGHSTDPVGIKTSRGLAVFRRDACVGEFRYDDCPFTLDLPRMTLAEGAAAGARTLVLGIANSGGTMGEDLIADAITALEAGMNVAAGLHQRLRDVPRLAALAQERGLQLFDVRDPPTDLVVGNGYARAGHRLLTVGTDCSVGKMYTTIALTDALRARGVTADFRATGQTGILIAGAGVPVDAVVADFISGAIEQLAPARADGGWDVIEGQGSLYHPSFAGVSTGLLHGAQPEAIVMCDDPVRRHMRGIPGRALPGLKECLEMNLQVARLTSPGVRAVGICLNTSAMELDTARALCEATAAEQGLPCTDPMRFGLEGVIDRLLQ; this is translated from the coding sequence ATGATCCCTACTCCCTATCTCCTCTACCTCGGTCACAGCACCGACCCCGTCGGCATCAAGACCTCGCGCGGTCTCGCCGTATTTCGCCGCGATGCCTGTGTCGGCGAGTTCCGGTACGACGACTGCCCCTTCACGCTCGACCTGCCGCGCATGACGCTCGCCGAGGGCGCCGCGGCGGGCGCGCGCACGCTGGTGCTCGGCATCGCCAATTCGGGCGGCACAATGGGCGAAGACCTGATCGCCGATGCCATCACCGCGCTGGAGGCCGGGATGAACGTCGCGGCAGGCCTGCACCAGCGCTTGCGCGACGTGCCTCGCCTGGCCGCACTGGCCCAGGAACGCGGCCTGCAGCTGTTCGACGTCCGCGACCCGCCAACGGACCTGGTCGTCGGCAACGGCTATGCCCGTGCCGGCCACCGCCTGCTGACAGTCGGCACGGATTGCTCGGTCGGCAAGATGTATACCACGATCGCGCTGACCGACGCGCTTCGCGCTCGCGGCGTGACCGCCGACTTCCGCGCGACCGGCCAGACCGGCATCCTGATCGCGGGCGCAGGCGTGCCGGTCGATGCGGTCGTCGCCGACTTCATCTCCGGCGCGATCGAGCAGCTCGCTCCAGCGCGCGCCGATGGCGGCTGGGACGTGATCGAGGGACAGGGATCGCTGTATCACCCGTCTTTCGCCGGCGTTTCGACCGGCTTGCTGCACGGCGCCCAGCCTGAGGCGATCGTGATGTGCGACGATCCGGTCCGCCGCCATATGCGCGGCATCCCCGGACGCGCGCTGCCCGGCCTCAAGGAGTGCCTGGAGATGAACCTGCAAGTCGCGCGACTGACCAGTCCTGGCGTGCGTGCGGTCGGCATCTGCCTCAACACCTCGGCGATGGAGCTCGATACGGCGCGCGCGCTGTGCGAGGCGACCGCCGCCGAACAAGGCCTGCCCTGCACCGACCCGATGCGCTTCGGCCTTGAGGGCGTGATCGACCGATTGCTGCAATGA
- a CDS encoding LysR family transcriptional regulator, with protein sequence MNLRHIEIFHAVYVNGSVSAAARALNVSQPSVSKMLRHAESLLGFQLFQRTNGGLVATEDAHALFSEVSEIQDRVYALREAGRNLKRGATGMLRISALPSLALDALPTAVSRFLRSHENVRFDLQTVHHDDLLRKLYERETDIALAFEVPPATPISHRWLGEGELVVLYREQDMPDAPPRLELEALRGRRFISLAGSGPIGHLFAQELQRLDLELDEVVSARTFYIAAALVRQGVGMTVVDSFTAQASLAPGLSIRPLKPQLTFDVHAMFLINRPPTALATDFLNMLARVIDTP encoded by the coding sequence ATGAACCTGCGCCATATCGAGATCTTCCACGCCGTTTACGTCAACGGCTCGGTCAGCGCCGCCGCGCGCGCACTCAACGTCTCGCAGCCGTCGGTGTCCAAGATGCTGCGCCACGCCGAGTCGCTGCTCGGCTTTCAGCTGTTCCAGCGCACCAATGGCGGCCTGGTCGCGACCGAAGACGCGCATGCACTCTTCAGCGAAGTCAGCGAGATCCAGGACCGGGTCTATGCGCTGCGCGAAGCAGGCAGGAACCTGAAGCGCGGCGCGACCGGCATGCTGCGCATTTCCGCGCTACCCTCGCTCGCGCTGGACGCGCTACCCACCGCCGTCTCGCGCTTTCTGCGCAGCCATGAGAATGTGCGCTTCGACCTGCAGACGGTCCATCACGACGATCTGCTGCGCAAGCTCTATGAACGCGAGACCGACATCGCGCTCGCGTTCGAGGTGCCGCCGGCGACGCCGATCAGCCACCGCTGGCTTGGCGAAGGCGAGCTTGTCGTGCTGTACCGCGAACAGGACATGCCCGATGCGCCGCCCCGGCTGGAACTCGAGGCGCTGCGCGGCCGACGCTTCATCAGCCTGGCGGGCAGCGGTCCAATCGGCCATCTCTTCGCCCAGGAATTGCAACGCCTCGATCTCGAACTCGACGAGGTCGTGTCCGCACGCACATTCTACATCGCCGCCGCGCTGGTCCGGCAGGGCGTCGGCATGACGGTGGTCGACAGCTTCACGGCCCAGGCGTCGCTTGCTCCCGGCCTGTCGATCCGGCCGCTCAAGCCGCAACTGACCTTCGACGTGCACGCCATGTTCCTGATCAACCGGCCGCCGACAGCACTCGCCACCGATTTCCTCAACATGCTCGCGCGCGTGATCGACACGCCATGA
- the virB11 gene encoding P-type DNA transfer ATPase VirB11 encodes MSAAAASDRPLYLHSYLAPLADHLNRPDITDIYVNRPGEVWIESITGAIERHEAPGLDEATLARLARQIAALSNQGISREHPLLSASLPDGARVQIVIPPATRSGMALAIRKHVSPDLTLDDYVATGAFADTKRGDLSARSEIDEKLAELLDARDIAAMLSLAVRARKNILVSGGTSTGKTTFLNALLREIPAEERLILIEDTPELNLRHTNAVGLLAARGALGEARVTADDLLAASLRMRPDRIIVGELRGNEAYTFLRAVNTGHPGSMTTVHADSTERAIEQITLLVLQTGTQLGREDVHHYVRSTVDVFVQLARTGGRRHIAEVMLAR; translated from the coding sequence GTGAGTGCAGCCGCCGCCAGTGATCGGCCGCTCTATCTGCACAGCTATCTCGCACCGCTCGCCGACCATCTGAATCGTCCCGACATCACCGACATCTATGTCAATCGCCCGGGCGAAGTCTGGATCGAGAGTATTACCGGGGCGATCGAACGCCATGAAGCGCCCGGTCTGGACGAAGCGACGCTGGCACGACTGGCACGCCAGATCGCGGCCCTGTCCAACCAGGGGATCAGCCGCGAGCATCCCTTGCTTTCCGCCTCCCTGCCCGATGGCGCACGCGTGCAGATCGTCATCCCGCCGGCGACCCGATCTGGTATGGCACTGGCGATCCGCAAGCATGTCTCGCCCGACCTCACGCTTGACGATTATGTCGCGACCGGCGCGTTCGCAGACACAAAGCGTGGCGACCTGTCGGCACGCAGCGAGATCGACGAGAAGCTGGCCGAGCTGCTCGACGCACGCGACATCGCCGCGATGCTGTCGCTGGCGGTGCGGGCGCGCAAGAACATCCTGGTGTCGGGCGGCACCTCGACCGGCAAGACCACCTTCCTCAACGCGCTGCTGCGCGAGATACCGGCCGAGGAACGGCTGATCCTGATCGAGGATACGCCCGAGCTCAATCTGCGCCACACCAATGCGGTCGGCTTACTCGCGGCGCGCGGCGCGCTCGGCGAGGCACGGGTGACCGCCGACGATCTGCTCGCGGCATCGCTGCGCATGCGTCCCGACCGGATCATCGTCGGCGAGCTGCGCGGCAATGAGGCCTATACCTTTCTGCGTGCGGTCAATACCGGTCATCCCGGTTCGATGACCACAGTGCATGCCGACAGCACCGAGCGTGCGATCGAGCAGATCACTCTGCTGGTGCTGCAGACCGGCACGCAGCTGGGCCGGGAGGATGTACACCATTATGTGCGCAGCACGGTCGACGTCTTCGTACAGCTCGCGCGTACGGGCGGTCGCCGCCACATCGCCGAGGTCATGCTGGCTCGCTAG
- a CDS encoding TrbI/VirB10 family protein: MASRTSGGDPRIAGGHEADVRPIVAMPSSGLPLWVIVAGIVIVGILLFTILDGRRRSLSAPATKARASDMSGGAAMQPAPLYVPPAPAPVMIQPLVAPTPPPARITPAQPRIVYVPQPGPPMQQQMPMPPTPPVARNAADPVLIVDLGTAEPAAPPADAAASASAIAGAGVRAGYMRNRATTVPQGALIPAVLETALNSTRPGLARALVQTDVRGFDGSKILIQRGSRLIGEYKADLQPGQNRALVMWTRLVRPDGVTIALNSPAADPLGQVGIKGKVNSHFLARFGAAILQSALDVGVNVASRSIGGRNSAVVVALPGALQNSTAPLTNTAQIQPTLTVKQGTAIGVFVARDLDFTGVEGRR; this comes from the coding sequence ATGGCAAGCAGGACTTCGGGGGGCGATCCTCGCATCGCCGGTGGTCATGAGGCCGATGTGCGGCCAATCGTTGCCATGCCATCGTCCGGCCTGCCTTTATGGGTGATCGTCGCCGGCATCGTGATCGTCGGGATTTTACTGTTCACGATCCTCGATGGCCGCCGCCGCTCGCTCTCCGCGCCCGCGACCAAGGCGCGTGCATCAGATATGTCGGGCGGCGCCGCGATGCAGCCCGCGCCGCTCTATGTCCCGCCCGCCCCAGCGCCGGTGATGATCCAGCCGCTCGTGGCGCCGACACCGCCACCTGCCCGCATTACGCCGGCACAACCGCGCATCGTCTATGTGCCCCAGCCTGGTCCGCCGATGCAGCAGCAAATGCCGATGCCGCCGACACCGCCGGTTGCGCGCAACGCAGCGGATCCGGTCCTGATCGTCGACCTCGGCACTGCCGAACCTGCAGCACCCCCCGCTGACGCCGCCGCCAGCGCGAGCGCAATCGCCGGCGCGGGTGTCCGCGCCGGATATATGCGCAACCGCGCGACCACCGTGCCGCAGGGCGCACTGATCCCGGCGGTACTCGAAACCGCACTCAATTCGACTCGCCCGGGACTCGCACGCGCGCTGGTGCAGACCGATGTGCGTGGCTTTGACGGCAGCAAGATCCTGATCCAGCGCGGCAGCCGCCTGATCGGTGAATACAAGGCAGACCTGCAACCCGGGCAGAATCGCGCACTGGTCATGTGGACCCGGCTGGTGCGGCCCGATGGGGTGACGATCGCGCTCAATTCGCCGGCCGCCGATCCGCTTGGCCAGGTCGGCATCAAGGGCAAGGTCAACAGCCATTTCCTGGCGCGTTTTGGTGCCGCGATTCTGCAATCGGCGCTCGATGTCGGCGTCAATGTCGCGTCGCGATCTATCGGCGGCCGGAATTCCGCCGTCGTCGTTGCCCTGCCCGGCGCGCTGCAGAACAGTACCGCGCCGCTGACCAACACCGCACAGATCCAGCCGACCCTGACCGTCAAACAGGGCACCGCGATCGGCGTGTTCGTTGCGCGCGACCTGGACTTCACGGGTGTCGAGGGCCGGCGGTGA
- a CDS encoding TrbG/VirB9 family P-type conjugative transfer protein encodes MRLALLLSLLAVPVAAHAQIRPAPGPGDPRIQTVAYDAAQVVSLQVASGYQLTVEFGAGERIENVAIGDSNAWQVTPNKRGDHLFIKAQQNGVSTNMTVVTDARSYNFELTPLYGPLPDMAFTVRFTYPAPAVATVVKPVIEPGRYKLSGARDIWPATIDDDGEKTFITWPADRALPAVFAIDSRKNETLLDGAMRDGEYVIDSVQQILVFRFDKKIARAVRIKAKK; translated from the coding sequence TTGAGGCTGGCCCTGCTCCTCTCCCTGCTCGCCGTACCGGTCGCTGCGCACGCGCAAATCCGCCCCGCGCCCGGGCCGGGAGATCCGCGCATCCAGACGGTCGCCTATGATGCCGCCCAGGTCGTCTCGCTGCAGGTCGCCAGCGGCTATCAGCTGACTGTCGAATTCGGCGCCGGCGAGCGGATCGAAAATGTCGCGATTGGTGACAGCAATGCGTGGCAGGTCACGCCCAACAAGCGTGGCGACCATCTGTTCATCAAGGCGCAGCAGAATGGCGTGTCGACCAACATGACGGTGGTGACCGACGCGCGCAGCTATAATTTCGAATTGACGCCGCTCTATGGGCCGCTGCCCGACATGGCCTTCACCGTGCGCTTCACCTACCCGGCGCCCGCCGTCGCAACGGTCGTCAAACCGGTGATCGAGCCGGGCCGTTACAAGCTGAGCGGCGCACGCGATATCTGGCCGGCCACCATCGATGATGATGGCGAAAAGACTTTCATCACCTGGCCCGCGGATCGCGCCTTGCCCGCAGTCTTCGCGATCGATTCCAGAAAGAACGAGACATTGCTCGACGGCGCGATGCGCGACGGCGAATATGTCATCGACAGCGTGCAGCAGATACTGGTTTTCCGGTTCGACAAGAAGATCGCCCGCGCCGTGCGAATCAAGGCGAAGAAGTGA
- a CDS encoding virB8 family protein, producing MNKTTKIPREGYYKAAESWANDQQEALRASRKVAWIVASVAAAVALVEGVALIVLMPLKTVVPYTLLVDRSTGFVETLKPLDAATIAPDKALTQSFLVQYVIARESFDIDALQSNYRKASLWSADPARSEYVSSVQVANPDSPLARLPRSTVISTRVKSISPLGGNSALVRFETQRRDAGRQPSPPQAWVSVIRYRFSGEPMQREDRFVNPLGFQVLRYRRDAESLPVPDPTIPVAGDDPQDMVPAANAAQGYTPMPVPQAVQRNGRPQGIEIVP from the coding sequence ATGAACAAGACCACCAAGATACCGCGCGAAGGCTATTACAAGGCCGCGGAAAGCTGGGCCAACGACCAGCAGGAAGCCTTGCGCGCCTCGCGCAAGGTGGCCTGGATCGTCGCCTCCGTCGCCGCCGCGGTCGCGCTGGTCGAGGGGGTCGCATTGATCGTGCTGATGCCGCTCAAGACGGTCGTTCCCTATACCCTGCTGGTCGATCGCAGCACCGGTTTTGTCGAGACGTTGAAGCCGCTCGATGCAGCGACGATTGCGCCGGACAAGGCGCTGACTCAGTCCTTCCTGGTGCAATATGTCATCGCCCGCGAAAGCTTCGACATCGACGCACTGCAGTCCAATTACCGCAAGGCATCGCTCTGGTCCGCCGATCCGGCACGGTCGGAATATGTCTCGAGCGTGCAAGTCGCCAATCCAGACAGCCCGCTGGCGCGCCTGCCGCGTTCGACGGTCATCTCGACCCGGGTGAAGAGCATCTCGCCGCTGGGCGGCAATTCGGCGCTGGTCCGGTTCGAAACGCAACGCCGCGACGCCGGCCGCCAGCCATCGCCACCTCAGGCATGGGTCTCGGTCATCCGCTACCGCTTCTCCGGCGAACCGATGCAGCGCGAGGATCGCTTCGTGAATCCGCTCGGTTTCCAGGTGCTGCGTTATCGCCGCGATGCGGAGTCGTTGCCCGTGCCCGATCCGACGATACCGGTTGCCGGTGACGATCCACAAGACATGGTACCGGCGGCGAATGCGGCGCAAGGCTATACCCCAATGCCCGTGCCGCAAGCCGTTCAGCGCAATGGTCGCCCACAAGGCATCGAGATCGTCCCTTGA
- a CDS encoding type IV secretion system protein translates to MTCPSIYSGGAFLSGVLNYVDCQAQAVGQSGYQALATPGSGVSLLLTGVLTIFIAMFGYRMILGQTPDARDGVTAVVKIGIVLVLATSWPAFRILAYDVAMHGPAQLAANIGQPAGLPGSDGGLVSRLQGVDNNIAALIAMGTGKPDDADVIAGPTQTLTPQQQQQEQQRLQRSLQRPRWDPAKDNDRLNQARTLYLTGAIAAFASVRLVAGLLLALGPLFALFLLFDATRGLFEGWVRTLAGATLGALSTAIILGIELALIEPWLANVLAQRNFDISTPAAPVELLVMTLVFGLTLLAALIAVARVAHGFRIPNSWRLTPARLADAMGGLDGGRASVAPAGRSTPADEPRSRAIAIADAVAASQRRESAGSPPPVTQIGARMSSQTVSRDIPVAGATPLGQSYRRRTKGRVSAGAARRDGNK, encoded by the coding sequence ATGACCTGCCCGTCAATCTATTCCGGCGGCGCATTCCTTTCGGGCGTGCTCAACTATGTTGACTGCCAGGCGCAGGCGGTTGGCCAGAGCGGCTATCAGGCGCTGGCGACACCCGGTTCGGGTGTTTCACTGTTGCTCACCGGCGTGCTGACGATCTTCATCGCGATGTTCGGCTATCGCATGATCCTGGGACAGACGCCCGATGCGCGCGACGGGGTGACCGCAGTGGTCAAGATCGGCATCGTGCTGGTCCTGGCGACCAGCTGGCCGGCTTTTCGTATCTTGGCTTATGACGTCGCGATGCACGGCCCGGCGCAGCTGGCCGCCAATATCGGCCAGCCCGCCGGCCTGCCCGGATCCGACGGCGGGCTGGTCAGCCGGCTGCAGGGCGTCGACAATAACATCGCCGCGCTAATCGCAATGGGCACGGGCAAGCCGGACGACGCGGACGTCATTGCCGGCCCGACCCAGACACTGACCCCGCAGCAGCAGCAGCAGGAGCAGCAACGCCTGCAGCGTAGCCTGCAGCGCCCGCGCTGGGACCCGGCCAAGGACAATGACCGGCTGAACCAGGCGCGCACGCTCTATCTGACCGGCGCGATCGCCGCCTTCGCCTCAGTGCGCCTGGTTGCCGGCCTGTTGCTCGCTTTGGGGCCGTTGTTCGCCTTGTTCCTGCTGTTCGACGCAACGCGCGGCCTGTTCGAGGGCTGGGTGCGTACGCTCGCCGGCGCGACGCTCGGGGCGCTATCAACGGCGATCATCCTGGGTATCGAGTTGGCGCTGATCGAGCCATGGCTGGCCAATGTCCTGGCGCAGCGCAATTTCGATATCTCGACCCCCGCCGCGCCGGTCGAGTTACTGGTGATGACATTGGTGTTCGGGCTGACATTGCTGGCCGCGCTGATCGCGGTGGCGCGTGTGGCGCACGGATTCCGTATTCCCAATAGCTGGCGCCTGACGCCCGCCCGACTGGCCGATGCGATGGGCGGGCTGGATGGCGGCCGTGCGTCGGTGGCGCCGGCCGGCCGGTCGACTCCCGCCGACGAGCCCCGTTCGCGCGCGATCGCGATCGCCGACGCGGTCGCCGCGAGCCAGCGGCGCGAGAGTGCCGGATCGCCGCCGCCGGTGACGCAGATCGGGGCACGAATGAGCAGCCAGACGGTGTCGCGCGACATTCCGGTGGCGGGGGCGACCCCGCTCGGTCAAAGCTATCGCCGCCGCACCAAGGGACGCGTATCGGCGGGGGCCGCGCGGCGGGACGGGAACAAATGA
- a CDS encoding VirB4 family type IV secretion/conjugal transfer ATPase, whose amino-acid sequence MQLLPPLSQNPKAAAREKPAGHHLPYARHVDDHTIATRDGMLMQVIHLRGLLFETADTEEINYRKTLRDAMLQAIGSSRFALNHHVVRRRVETDLSAEFPDPFSEQLDAAWRARLSAKQLYVNELFLTLIRRPLQGRVGIADRLRGLLGRTVTSADDESIHEVRQLDAARDALLAQLGSYAPRLLGVYDTAQGPCSEPLEFLSSLYNGETRPVLLPMQDAGDYLPYRRISFGQDTIELAPAGATPRSFVGMVSIKDYPGQTAPGMLDELLRLPFELTVSQSFGFVDRQAALGKMNLAIRRMKSAEDEAVSLRAELSSAKDEVAAGRAGYGEHHMTVAVRGSTPAEVDNGVAEVQASLADLGIIAVREEIALEPAFWAQFPGNFKYIARRGMVSTGNFAGLASSHNFPLGRAQGNHWGDAVTLLETTAAGPYHFNFHQGDLGNFTVIGPSGSGKTVVLNFLLAQARKFRPRIIFFDKDRGAELFIRAIGGRYDLLRPGTASGLNPLQIDDNPGNRQFLIDWVAMLVGGADIDDVAKIKDAIDANFAQPIEHRRLRHLAELFRGGHRPHAADLWARLRPWWGDGERAWLFDNERDLTDLSAEAVGFDMTAILDDPTVRTPAMMYLFHRVEERLDGTAAIIVVDEGWKALDDEVFVRRIKDWEKTIRKRNGIVGFATQSAQDALESKIASAIIEQAATQIFMTNPKARAADYIEGFGLTPHEYELVRSLPDDAHCFLVKHGTDSVVARLNLTGERDLLTILSGRERTVRLLDEIREASGDDPVDWIPKLLERA is encoded by the coding sequence ATGCAACTCCTACCGCCCCTGAGCCAGAATCCGAAGGCGGCAGCGCGAGAGAAACCGGCCGGCCATCACCTCCCCTATGCGCGGCATGTCGACGATCACACGATCGCGACGCGCGACGGGATGCTGATGCAGGTGATCCATCTGCGTGGCCTGTTGTTCGAGACCGCCGACACCGAAGAGATCAATTATCGCAAGACGCTGCGCGATGCGATGCTGCAGGCGATCGGGTCGTCGCGCTTCGCGCTCAACCATCATGTCGTGCGGCGGCGCGTCGAAACCGACCTGAGCGCGGAGTTTCCGGACCCTTTTTCCGAGCAGCTCGACGCCGCATGGCGCGCCCGGCTGTCGGCCAAGCAACTCTATGTCAACGAATTGTTCCTGACGCTGATCCGGCGGCCGCTGCAGGGCCGGGTCGGGATCGCCGACCGGTTGCGTGGGCTGCTCGGACGGACAGTCACTTCGGCCGACGATGAATCGATCCATGAAGTGCGCCAGCTGGATGCCGCACGCGACGCTCTGCTCGCGCAACTCGGCAGCTATGCCCCGCGCTTGCTCGGCGTCTATGATACCGCGCAAGGCCCCTGCTCCGAACCGCTCGAATTCCTCTCCTCGCTCTACAATGGCGAGACGCGGCCAGTGCTGCTGCCGATGCAGGATGCCGGCGATTATCTGCCCTATCGCCGCATCAGCTTCGGGCAGGACACGATCGAGCTGGCTCCGGCCGGCGCCACGCCGCGCAGCTTTGTCGGCATGGTGTCGATCAAGGATTACCCCGGCCAGACCGCGCCCGGCATGCTCGACGAATTACTGCGCCTGCCGTTCGAGCTGACCGTGTCGCAGTCCTTCGGCTTCGTCGATCGCCAGGCGGCGCTCGGCAAGATGAACCTGGCGATACGGCGGATGAAATCAGCCGAGGACGAAGCGGTCAGCCTGCGCGCTGAACTGTCCAGCGCGAAGGACGAGGTCGCCGCCGGCCGCGCCGGCTATGGCGAACATCATATGACAGTCGCAGTGCGCGGCAGCACACCGGCCGAGGTGGATAATGGCGTTGCCGAGGTACAGGCCTCGCTGGCCGATCTCGGCATCATCGCAGTGCGCGAAGAGATTGCGCTCGAGCCCGCTTTCTGGGCGCAATTTCCCGGTAACTTCAAATATATCGCGCGGCGTGGCATGGTCTCGACCGGCAATTTCGCCGGGCTGGCGAGCAGCCACAATTTCCCGCTCGGCCGCGCACAGGGCAATCACTGGGGCGATGCGGTGACATTGCTCGAAACCACTGCCGCCGGCCCCTATCACTTCAATTTCCACCAGGGCGATCTGGGCAATTTTACCGTCATCGGGCCATCGGGCTCGGGCAAGACCGTAGTGCTCAACTTCCTGCTCGCCCAGGCGCGGAAATTCCGCCCGCGGATCATCTTTTTCGACAAGGATCGCGGCGCGGAGCTGTTCATCCGCGCGATCGGCGGGCGTTATGACCTGCTGCGCCCCGGCACCGCGTCGGGACTCAATCCGCTGCAGATCGACGACAATCCGGGCAACCGGCAATTCCTGATCGACTGGGTGGCGATGCTGGTCGGCGGCGCGGACATCGACGATGTCGCCAAGATCAAGGATGCGATCGACGCCAATTTCGCGCAGCCGATCGAACATCGCCGGCTGCGCCATCTCGCCGAACTGTTCCGCGGCGGGCATCGCCCGCATGCCGCGGATCTATGGGCGCGGCTACGGCCCTGGTGGGGTGACGGCGAACGCGCCTGGCTGTTCGACAATGAGCGCGACCTGACCGATTTGTCGGCGGAAGCGGTCGGTTTCGATATGACCGCGATCCTCGACGATCCGACGGTACGCACCCCGGCGATGATGTATCTGTTCCACCGCGTCGAGGAGCGGCTCGACGGCACAGCGGCGATCATCGTCGTCGACGAAGGGTGGAAGGCGCTCGACGACGAGGTCTTCGTGCGCCGCATCAAGGATTGGGAAAAGACCATCCGCAAGCGCAACGGCATTGTCGGTTTTGCCACGCAAAGCGCGCAGGACGCGCTGGAGAGCAAAATCGCCAGCGCGATCATCGAGCAGGCCGCCACGCAAATCTTCATGACCAACCCGAAGGCGCGGGCGGCGGATTATATCGAGGGCTTCGGCCTGACGCCGCACGAATATGAGCTGGTCCGCTCGCTGCCCGACGATGCGCATTGCTTCCTGGTCAAGCATGGTACCGACAGCGTCGTCGCACGGCTCAACCTGACCGGCGAGCGCGACTTGCTGACCATTTTGTCGGGCCGCGAGCGGACTGTCCGGCTGCTCGATGAGATTCGCGAAGCGAGCGGCGATGATCCGGTCGACTGGATCCCGAAATTGCTCGAGCGCGCCTGA
- a CDS encoding type IV secretion system protein VirB3 codes for MNGLERDTVFVALTRPQMFAGVTYSYFVVNAVVATELFLIFHSIWVLAVALVVHVAGVLLCLREPRIFDLWLTRVSRCPRVRNHAIWRCNSYRP; via the coding sequence GTGAACGGGCTGGAACGCGATACGGTGTTCGTCGCCCTCACCCGACCGCAGATGTTCGCGGGCGTCACCTATAGCTATTTCGTGGTCAACGCGGTCGTCGCGACCGAATTGTTCCTGATCTTCCATTCGATCTGGGTGCTTGCGGTGGCGCTCGTCGTGCATGTCGCGGGTGTGTTGTTGTGCCTGCGCGAACCACGCATCTTCGACCTCTGGCTGACCCGCGTGTCGCGCTGCCCGCGCGTCCGCAACCATGCGATCTGGCGATGCAACTCCTACCGCCCCTGA
- a CDS encoding TrbC/VirB2 family protein → MWLAGIAAAVQSSAAIAQDSLTDPAGSGVLVSAVQWMQGTLLGTVATVVAVIAVAVVGFMMLTGRINWRYGATVILGCFILFGAASIVAGIQSTASLGN, encoded by the coding sequence ATCTGGCTGGCGGGCATCGCCGCTGCGGTTCAATCGAGCGCCGCCATAGCGCAGGATTCGCTCACCGATCCGGCCGGCTCCGGCGTGCTGGTCTCGGCGGTGCAGTGGATGCAGGGGACGCTGCTCGGCACCGTCGCAACCGTCGTTGCGGTAATCGCGGTCGCCGTGGTCGGTTTCATGATGCTGACCGGGCGGATCAACTGGCGCTACGGTGCGACGGTGATTCTCGGCTGTTTCATCCTGTTCGGCGCGGCAAGCATCGTCGCGGGCATTCAATCCACCGCCAGCCTCGGAAACTGA
- a CDS encoding aspartyl/asparaginyl beta-hydroxylase domain-containing protein encodes MLIVPQQSAPTYADRLRLPLSFDPVRLREDLERLERDAWTQHYVPQNYEGDWSVLPLRFAKGATHPIKMIYADPTATEFVDGPNLAASPYLTEVLAAFDCPMEAARLMRLTPGSVIKEHADHDLAADWGKARIHIPITTNPGVEFMLNDMHVAMLPGSTWYLRLSDRHRVANRGTEDRVHLVIDCKMNDWLERMLRAAA; translated from the coding sequence ATGCTCATTGTGCCGCAACAATCCGCACCAACCTATGCCGACCGACTGCGCTTGCCGCTGTCGTTCGACCCAGTGCGGCTGCGCGAAGATCTCGAGCGGCTCGAACGCGACGCCTGGACCCAGCACTATGTGCCGCAAAATTACGAGGGCGACTGGAGCGTATTGCCGCTGCGCTTCGCCAAGGGCGCGACACATCCGATCAAGATGATCTATGCCGATCCGACCGCGACGGAATTCGTCGACGGACCCAATCTCGCCGCGTCTCCCTATCTGACAGAGGTATTGGCGGCGTTCGATTGCCCGATGGAAGCGGCACGGCTGATGCGGCTGACCCCCGGATCGGTGATCAAGGAACATGCCGATCATGACCTTGCCGCCGACTGGGGCAAGGCACGGATCCATATCCCGATCACCACCAACCCCGGCGTCGAATTCATGCTTAACGACATGCATGTCGCGATGCTTCCGGGCAGCACCTGGTATCTGCGGCTGTCCGATCGGCACCGTGTCGCCAATCGCGGCACCGAGGACCGGGTCCATCTCGTTATCGACTGCAAGATGAACGACTGGCTCGAACGGATGCTGCGCGCCGCCGCCTGA